The following coding sequences lie in one Kribbella sp. NBC_00709 genomic window:
- a CDS encoding ATP-binding protein: protein MPDAGSEHEADVDEFARLFTRFLERMQPRGPRSSRESLRDRLRAHLGVDPEQVPVVSSSFPPYDLPNVQRAVEAWFDSFEVIGLAGSNRGHHSLGELLELAEYDRFGIGAVDYQRLQIDVDEEMDCVAFGFYLGVRGEDRYVALLRAANPQYGRSSVDLEILAVEKAAGDRFLGALPELIREHNVFRGKVVSFEGHEFGQGVGPFRLHPRPGITRADVVLPAGVLERIEREVVGIAAHRETLLAAGQHLRRGVLLYGPPGTGKTHTIRYVLSQLPEFTVVLLAGTSIHFISQACALARMLQPALVVLEDCDLVAEARDYTHGSENPLLFQVLNEMDGLAQDADVAFLLTTNRADLLEPALMQRPGRVDMAVEVPLPDAEGRARLLRLYGPALELPTELVDEIVDQTAGTTASFMKELVRRTVLLAAEAGEAPGADHLRAAVAELLSSRDALTRRLLGATGDDLHGDQAASDEPPGPGAGPAPGLAGPGAGPGVLPRGGPVPGIYRG, encoded by the coding sequence ATGCCCGACGCTGGATCTGAGCACGAGGCCGATGTCGACGAGTTCGCGCGGCTGTTCACGCGGTTCCTGGAGCGGATGCAGCCACGCGGGCCGCGGAGCAGCCGCGAGAGCCTGCGGGACCGGCTCCGGGCGCATCTCGGCGTCGATCCCGAGCAGGTGCCGGTGGTGTCGTCGAGCTTCCCGCCGTACGACTTGCCGAACGTGCAGCGGGCGGTCGAGGCGTGGTTCGACTCGTTCGAGGTGATCGGGCTGGCGGGGTCGAACCGCGGTCATCATTCGCTCGGTGAGCTGCTGGAGCTGGCGGAGTACGACCGGTTCGGGATCGGCGCGGTCGACTACCAGCGGCTGCAGATCGATGTCGACGAGGAGATGGACTGCGTCGCGTTCGGGTTCTACCTCGGGGTGCGGGGCGAGGACCGGTACGTCGCCTTGCTGCGGGCGGCGAACCCGCAGTACGGGCGGTCGAGCGTGGACCTCGAGATCCTCGCGGTGGAGAAGGCGGCCGGCGACCGGTTCCTCGGGGCGCTGCCGGAGCTGATCCGGGAGCACAACGTATTCCGGGGCAAGGTGGTGTCGTTCGAGGGGCACGAGTTCGGGCAGGGCGTCGGGCCGTTCCGGTTGCACCCGCGGCCGGGGATCACGCGGGCGGACGTCGTACTGCCGGCGGGCGTGCTCGAACGGATCGAGCGGGAGGTCGTCGGGATCGCCGCGCACCGCGAGACGCTGCTGGCCGCGGGGCAGCACCTGCGGCGGGGCGTGCTGCTGTACGGCCCGCCCGGGACCGGGAAGACCCATACCATACGGTATGTCCTGTCGCAGTTGCCGGAGTTCACGGTCGTGCTGCTGGCGGGGACGAGCATCCATTTCATCTCCCAGGCGTGTGCGCTGGCGCGGATGCTGCAGCCGGCTCTCGTCGTACTCGAGGACTGTGACCTGGTGGCCGAGGCGCGGGACTACACCCATGGTTCGGAGAACCCGCTGCTGTTCCAGGTGCTGAACGAGATGGACGGGCTGGCGCAGGACGCCGATGTTGCGTTCCTGCTGACCACGAACCGGGCGGACCTGCTGGAGCCGGCGCTGATGCAGCGGCCGGGGCGGGTGGACATGGCCGTTGAGGTGCCGCTGCCGGACGCCGAGGGGCGGGCGCGACTGCTGCGGCTGTACGGGCCGGCGCTGGAACTGCCGACCGAACTGGTGGACGAGATCGTCGACCAGACGGCGGGTACGACGGCGTCGTTCATGAAGGAGCTGGTACGCCGGACGGTGCTGCTCGCTGCGGAGGCGGGGGAGGCGCCAGGAGCGGATCATCTCCGGGCCGCCGTCGCGGAGCTGCTGTCGTCGCGCGACGCGCTGACCCGTCGCCTGCTCGGCGCGACAGGCGACGATCTGCACGGCGACCAGGCGGCGTCCGATGAGCCGCCGGGACCAGGGGCGGGACCAGCGCCGGGGCTGGCCGGACCGGGGGCGGGGCCCGGTGTGCTGCCGAGGGGCGGGCCGGTGCCTGGGATCTACCGGGGATGA
- a CDS encoding SRPBCC family protein produces the protein MFTLQQVVDAPPAEVVRAFTEAEPFAAWFLAEGFTTPSDRATLDVRPGGLISAVFVGEGDVEVPFTLRYGDLDLPRHLVLYFDDPAEEITVDLSGLPDGKTRLDYRSVGLTDEQEVPIKPGVATMLNHLAAYFS, from the coding sequence ATGTTCACGTTGCAGCAAGTCGTCGATGCGCCGCCCGCCGAGGTCGTCCGCGCGTTCACCGAGGCCGAGCCGTTCGCCGCGTGGTTCCTGGCCGAAGGGTTCACCACACCGTCCGACCGCGCAACGCTCGACGTCCGGCCGGGCGGCCTGATCTCGGCGGTCTTCGTCGGCGAGGGTGATGTCGAGGTCCCGTTCACCCTCCGGTACGGCGACCTGGACCTCCCGCGTCACCTGGTCCTGTACTTCGACGACCCCGCGGAAGAGATCACCGTCGACCTGTCAGGGTTGCCTGACGGGAAGACCCGGCTCGACTACCGCAGCGTCGGCCTGACCGACGAACAGGAGGTCCCGATCAAGCCCGGCGTCGCCACCATGCTCAACCACCTGGCGGCCTACTTCAGCTGA
- a CDS encoding winged helix-turn-helix transcriptional regulator — MGSCCGTTASTSRARTCRTSRATSSVSTEAPPRVEYSLTTAGKDLLVPIRALGDWAAVYADQLPTESKP, encoded by the coding sequence GTGGGCAGCTGCTGCGGTACGACGGCGTCAACGAGTCGTGCCAGAACATGCAGGACGTCGAGGGCAACGAGTTCTGTCTCGACTGAGGCGCCGCCGCGCGTCGAGTACTCGCTGACGACCGCCGGCAAGGACCTGCTGGTCCCGATCCGCGCGCTCGGCGACTGGGCCGCCGTTTACGCCGACCAGCTCCCGACCGAAAGCAAACCGTAA
- a CDS encoding VOC family protein — translation MAAVKQFQVTFDCADPERVARFWCEVLGYVVPPPPEGFASWGEFDRSLPAESQGAAFACIDPTGVGPRLFFQRVPEGKVVKNRVHLDVRVGTGLVREARLAVLEAECVRLEALGAVRGQLLRYDGVNESCQNMQDVEGNEFCLD, via the coding sequence ATGGCAGCCGTCAAGCAGTTCCAGGTCACCTTCGACTGCGCGGATCCCGAGCGCGTCGCTCGCTTCTGGTGCGAGGTGCTGGGGTACGTCGTACCGCCGCCGCCGGAGGGGTTCGCCAGCTGGGGCGAGTTCGATCGGTCGCTGCCGGCCGAGAGTCAGGGTGCGGCGTTCGCCTGCATCGACCCGACCGGGGTCGGCCCGCGGTTGTTCTTCCAGCGCGTCCCCGAGGGCAAGGTCGTGAAGAACCGGGTGCACCTCGACGTCCGGGTCGGCACCGGGCTCGTGCGTGAGGCGCGGCTGGCGGTCCTCGAGGCCGAATGCGTCCGGCTGGAAGCGCTCGGCGCGGTCCGTGGGCAGCTGCTGCGGTACGACGGCGTCAACGAGTCGTGCCAGAACATGCAGGACGTCGAGGGCAACGAGTTCTGTCTCGACTGA
- a CDS encoding NAD(P)-binding domain-containing protein, with protein MRIGTLGNGLMAEALAGQWVKAGHDVMIGGRDPERAAEVAKRIGAVAGSLVEAASYGEVVLLAVPADDGVEVVAELVRDIGCVPVAAGGSVRAKLLEATAALAIGIWVGGGDVRGMFPPLAAAFGAVRPG; from the coding sequence ATGCGAATAGGAACACTGGGCAACGGTCTGATGGCCGAAGCGCTCGCCGGGCAATGGGTCAAGGCAGGCCACGACGTGATGATCGGCGGCCGCGATCCGGAGCGGGCCGCGGAGGTGGCCAAGCGAATCGGTGCGGTGGCGGGATCGTTGGTGGAGGCTGCGTCGTACGGCGAGGTGGTGCTGCTCGCCGTACCGGCCGATGACGGTGTGGAGGTCGTCGCGGAGCTGGTGCGGGACATCGGGTGTGTGCCGGTGGCCGCGGGCGGTTCGGTACGAGCGAAGTTGCTAGAGGCAACGGCCGCGCTGGCGATCGGCATCTGGGTCGGCGGGGGAGACGTACGCGGCATGTTCCCGCCGCTGGCTGCGGCCTTCGGCGCTGTGCGTCCCGGCTAG
- a CDS encoding isocitrate lyase/PEP mutase family protein gives MTFRELHADRFVMPNAWDAGSAVILAAAGFPAIATTSAGIAFSMAKGDHTLPDGAPAVSREAMFERVREIAAASAVPVNGDLEDGYGAEPARVAETITLAREAGLAGGNIEDYDGRELYDVELAVERIVAAREAAGPDFVLTARTDGQLLRTPTSLADSIDRANRFRTAGADCLYVPGVNDLDAIRTLVQEIDGPLNVVIGLGTSTLTVADLQSVGVTRISLGGSIARAALGFVRRSAEELATKGTITFAADQIPQAELNQLFAAN, from the coding sequence ATGACGTTTCGCGAGCTGCACGCAGATCGTTTCGTGATGCCGAACGCCTGGGACGCCGGGAGCGCGGTGATCCTCGCGGCGGCCGGGTTCCCGGCGATCGCGACCACCAGTGCGGGGATCGCGTTCTCGATGGCGAAGGGCGATCACACCCTGCCCGACGGTGCGCCGGCGGTCTCGCGGGAGGCGATGTTCGAGCGGGTCCGCGAGATCGCGGCGGCGAGCGCCGTACCGGTGAACGGGGATCTCGAGGACGGGTACGGCGCTGAGCCGGCGCGGGTCGCGGAGACGATCACGCTGGCCCGCGAGGCCGGGCTGGCCGGCGGGAACATCGAGGACTACGACGGGCGGGAGCTGTACGACGTCGAGCTCGCGGTCGAGCGGATCGTCGCCGCGCGGGAGGCAGCGGGCCCGGACTTCGTCCTGACGGCGCGGACCGACGGTCAGTTGCTGCGTACGCCGACATCGCTGGCGGACTCGATCGATCGCGCCAACCGATTCCGTACGGCGGGCGCCGACTGCCTGTACGTGCCCGGGGTGAACGACCTGGACGCGATCCGCACGCTGGTGCAGGAGATCGACGGACCGCTCAACGTGGTGATCGGCCTTGGTACGTCGACGCTCACCGTCGCCGACCTCCAGTCCGTCGGAGTGACCCGGATCAGCCTCGGCGGAAGTATCGCGCGGGCGGCGCTCGGGTTCGTCCGCCGGAGCGCGGAGGAGCTGGCGACGAAGGGCACGATCACCTTCGCCGCCGACCAGATCCCCCAGGCCGAGCTCAACCAGCTCTTCGCCGCAAACTAG
- the pgl gene encoding 6-phosphogluconolactonase, with translation MTVDPELLIHRDADDLAFSVAARMITAITDAQSTGGVAEVVLTGGRVAARIYRAVAESPARVEVDWQRVEFWWGDERFLPPGNPERNETQARDALLAHVDVDPARVHPMPADTGQSAEAAADAYATELAATISALNDEKRRAVPAFDVLMLGVGPDGHVASLFPGYPQLAVTDVSAVAVHDSPKPPPTRVSLTLPALDRSREVWFVVSGDDKADAVATALAEGDVPAARPKGRNRTLWLLDEAAASKLT, from the coding sequence ATGACGGTCGATCCGGAACTGCTGATTCATCGCGATGCCGACGATCTGGCGTTCTCGGTCGCGGCCCGGATGATCACGGCGATCACCGATGCCCAGAGCACCGGCGGCGTCGCGGAGGTCGTGCTCACCGGTGGCCGCGTGGCCGCGCGGATCTACCGGGCGGTCGCGGAGTCGCCGGCCCGCGTGGAGGTCGACTGGCAGCGGGTCGAGTTCTGGTGGGGCGACGAGCGGTTCCTGCCGCCTGGCAACCCCGAGCGCAACGAGACCCAGGCTCGCGACGCCCTCCTCGCCCACGTCGACGTCGACCCCGCTCGCGTCCACCCGATGCCCGCCGACACCGGGCAATCGGCCGAAGCAGCCGCCGACGCGTACGCCACTGAACTCGCTGCCACCATCTCGGCGTTGAACGACGAGAAGCGTCGCGCCGTACCGGCGTTCGACGTCCTGATGCTGGGTGTCGGGCCGGACGGGCACGTCGCGTCGTTGTTCCCGGGCTACCCGCAGCTCGCGGTCACCGACGTGTCGGCGGTCGCGGTGCACGACTCCCCCAAGCCGCCGCCGACCCGGGTCTCGCTCACGCTCCCGGCGTTGGACCGCTCCCGTGAGGTCTGGTTCGTCGTCTCCGGCGACGACAAGGCCGACGCGGTCGCGACGGCGCTGGCCGAAGGAGATGTCCCAGCCGCCCGGCCGAAGGGGCGGAACCGCACCCTGTGGCTGCTGGACGAAGCCGCAGCGTCGAAGCTGACCTAG